Proteins from a genomic interval of Indicator indicator isolate 239-I01 chromosome 1, UM_Iind_1.1, whole genome shotgun sequence:
- the KCNE2 gene encoding potassium voltage-gated channel subfamily E member 2 has protein sequence MAELRNFTWAVEDTFKEVFLTYMNGWRKNMTEAAKKLQAKVDAENFDYVILYLMVMIGMFSFIIVAILVSTVKSKRREHSHDPYHQYIVEDWGEKYKSQVLNREDLKCVIHENLGAKDKTSPESP, from the coding sequence ATGGCTGAACTACGAAACTTCACCTGGGCAGTGGAAGATACTTTCAAGGAAGTCTTTCTCACTTACATGAATGGCTGGAGGAAAAACATGACAGAGGCAGCCAAAAAACTGCAAGCCAAAGTGGATGCTGAGAACTTCGACTATGTTATCCTTTATTTGATGGTGATGATTGGAATGTTCTCCTTCATTATTGTGGCAATCTTGGTGAGTACTGTGAAATCAAAGAGGCGAGAGCACTCCCACGACCCCTATCATCAGTACATCGTTGAGGACTGGGGTGAGAAGTATAAAAGCCAGGTTCTGAATCGAGAAGACCTCAAATGTGTGATCCATGAAAATTTGGGTGCAAAGGACAAAACAAGTCCTGAGTCACCTTGA
- the SMIM11 gene encoding small integral membrane protein 11, with protein MVAFNWKALENFPLLMYILAAKTLILCLAFAAVKMYQSKKIEEKLKREREEKLKAEAEKKDD; from the exons ATGGTGGCCTTTAACTGGAAG gCTTTGGAGAATTTCCCATTGCTGATGTACATTTTGGCAGCTAAAACACTGATTCTTTGCTTAGCGTTTGCTGCAGTAAAAATGTACCAGAGCAAAAAAAttgaagagaagctgaagagGGAACGTGAAGAGAAATtgaaagcagaggcagagaagaaGGATGATTGA